The Apium graveolens cultivar Ventura chromosome 3, ASM990537v1, whole genome shotgun sequence sequence ACATCAATCAAAGGGTGATTTGAGTGGCCACGACGCGATTAACGCGCTATTTAGGCATTTAATTTCGAGCTcgtttattattattaattatccCCACTCCACCGTCCAATCTTTGGTTACCTCTAACTTTGAATACTAGTAGTACTAGTAGTTATTATGCTCTTGTAACAATCCAATATCATAACTGATCTTCAAACTACTACCTAACATAACCACCATTCCCTGCTAAAGTACCTACTTATCTATCTCCCTAATTACTTGTTTAATTAATCTTCCTTTTCTATAACTTTGCCTTTGTATATTGTCATCTTGATCTTAAATAGTTTTAAGAACTCCTCAATCCATTTCAAAACGAAGTTAATATAAAAGATTTTTATCTTTTTAGGAGGGTTGATTAGTCTGTTATGTGAAAAATGAACAGACATATAcgaaaaatatataatttaaaatttagataattaCATTCATTAATAGGAATGGTGATAGAAGAcattaaattccaaaattttaaGAAATTTATTTGAAAAATATGTAATTTCTCAAAAATACAATTTTGCAATAAGATGCAAACTCAAATATAATCCGATACAATATTAAAtgtaacaaaaaaaattattttcagaaaagtaaaaaaaaaattgcatatgAATAATGATTTAACATTTTATTGGCATATCTCTTGTAAACAATTCCAATTTTTTGTTAAATTTGAGAATAACTTTTGGATATCTTGCACATATATCTAATATCTACAAGCAGATGTACATAAAATCTTAAATTTTATATCAAGTATATTTTCAAACGTCTTAATACCTCATATTAAAATTTCTCGGtaaaaaactaaaataatatatatatatatatgttttttatATTTTGAGGTTGGtcaaaattatgaaattaatctTATTAAGGTTCACATAAAACCTACTTGTAAATATATATTATGAAAATAGATGATGCCTGAATGACTTTAGTTGATTCAAGTAGTTTGTTGCCAGTCGTTTCACTGCTATAATTAATCCTACTCCAGCCATATGTGTTGATAGGCCAAATTTTGAAGATATAACATCAAAGGGTTTTGTATTACATAACATGTACATCTATGTATATAATAATTACGAGACACCCTACAtcatttttatattataatattagatATTTAAACTTTAAATAtgttataaaaaatataaaaaataaaatttagacTAATATAGATTAGAAATGACGTGGATGGTAGAATAATCAACAAATATGGCATGCGTCTGTTATCTAAAATTATAATTATGGTCAGTTGGAGGTTTCCATTATTTTCATATCAGATATAACATAGTAATAATACTAGATATTATACCTAACAAGCCTGGAGGAGATGCTCTGATCTGCCTGAAATTTAGCTCGCTGCTTACTATGTTATATGTTTTGTTTGGTTTTAATTCGATCACATTGTAAATACATAGCAAGTATGCGACTACTAGGTCAAATGGAGTATGCTATTGGTTGATTGAGAAGGAGAGTGAAGAGAGTAATCGTGTCAAAGTTTGAAGCATCTATATAGAGACCCCTTCATCTCGTTTATTGGGGCTTCTCCTTCCATGAATCTAACACGTGGTATTCTTCTACATGTCTGAGGTGTACATCTCCCCCACTATATATACACTAACACACTCTCCCCCCTATAAATCATCACTCCAACTGCATTAAATCATCCCCATCTCTCTCCCTCCAtatctctctcattctctctctccctccctcatTTCTTACCACAACTATACTACCAAACTCAACTTGTCAAAATAGATACTTAACACTCATCATGGCTGCTTCTGCCACTGCTACTAGTACATGGCCTAAACCAAATATTCACACTAAAACAAAACTAAATTCTACTATACAATCCCCTTCTATACTTCATTTCCCTAAACAATCCCACCAAACATATCAAACACCTTCAATTCCCACCACCATTGTGCAACCAAAACATCAAGAATGGAATTTCCTACAAAAAGCAGCTTCCATGGCCTTAGACGCTGTCGAAAACATAATCATTTCTCAAGAACGTAACCACCCTTTACCAAAAACAGCTGATCCTCAAGTACAAATCTCCGGAAACTTTGCTCCTGTAAAAGAACAACCAGTCCATCACAACCTCCCTGTCACCGGAAAAATACCCGAATGCATTTCCGGTGTGTACGTTCGAAACGGGGCTAATCCCCATTTCGAACCCACAGGAGGGCACCATTTTTTTGATGGAGATGGCATGGTTCATGCTGTCAAATTCAAAAATGGTGCAGCTAGCTATGCTTGCAGGTATACTGAAACTGAAAGACTAATCCAGGAGCGTAATTTGGGTCGAACTGTTTTCCCGAAAGCCATTGGTGAGCTCCATGGTCATTCAGGGATAGCGCGACTAGCTCTGTTTTATGCTCGTGGTCTCTTTGGACTGGTTGATCATTCTCAGGGCACTGGAGTAGCTAATGCTGGCCTGGTTTATTTTAACAACAGGCTTTTAGCTATGTCTGAAGATGACTTGCCTTATCATGTTCAAATCACTTCTTCAGGTGATCTTAAAACTGTTGAGCGATATAGTTTTGATGGTCAGTTGGATTCTACTATGATTGCTCACCCGAAGATTGATCCCGAGACTAATGAGCTTATTGCATTAACTTATAATGTCATTCAGAAGCCTTATCTTAAGTATTTTCGGGTTTCTCCTGATGGAGTTAAGTCCTTGGATGTTGATATTGAGTTAGCTGATCCGACTATGATGCATGATTTCGCAATCACGGAGAATTTTGTGGTGATTCCTGATCAGCAAGTTGTTTTCAAGATTTCAGAAATGATGCAAGGTGGATCGCCTGTTGTGTATGACAAGGAGAAAGTGTCACGCTTTGGTGTTCTGGACAAGTACGCGAAAGATGGGTCGGGGATTAATTGGGTTGAGGTTCCGGATTGTTTTTGTTTTCATTTGTGGAATGCTTGGGAGGATAAAGAGAGTGATGAGATTGTGGTGATTGGGTCTTGTATGACTCCAGCTGATTCGATTTTTAATGAATGTGATGAAGGGCTAGAAAGTGTTTTGTCCGAAATTAGGCTCAATACGAAGACAGGGAAATCGACTCGTAGGCCAATCATTTCACCCGAAGATCAAGTGAATTTAGAGGCAGGGATGGTGAATAGAAACAAGTTGGGAAGAAAGACACAGTTTGCATACTTGGCTATTGCTGAGCCGTGGCCTAAAGTGTCTGGTTTTGCCAAAGTAGACCTTTTCAATGGTAAAATCAGAAAGTTCTTTTATGGGGATAACAAGTATGGAGGTGAGCCTCTTTTTCTTC is a genomic window containing:
- the LOC141713387 gene encoding 9-cis-epoxycarotenoid dioxygenase NCED1, chloroplastic-like — its product is MAASATATSTWPKPNIHTKTKLNSTIQSPSILHFPKQSHQTYQTPSIPTTIVQPKHQEWNFLQKAASMALDAVENIIISQERNHPLPKTADPQVQISGNFAPVKEQPVHHNLPVTGKIPECISGVYVRNGANPHFEPTGGHHFFDGDGMVHAVKFKNGAASYACRYTETERLIQERNLGRTVFPKAIGELHGHSGIARLALFYARGLFGLVDHSQGTGVANAGLVYFNNRLLAMSEDDLPYHVQITSSGDLKTVERYSFDGQLDSTMIAHPKIDPETNELIALTYNVIQKPYLKYFRVSPDGVKSLDVDIELADPTMMHDFAITENFVVIPDQQVVFKISEMMQGGSPVVYDKEKVSRFGVLDKYAKDGSGINWVEVPDCFCFHLWNAWEDKESDEIVVIGSCMTPADSIFNECDEGLESVLSEIRLNTKTGKSTRRPIISPEDQVNLEAGMVNRNKLGRKTQFAYLAIAEPWPKVSGFAKVDLFNGKIRKFFYGDNKYGGEPLFLPRNPNSKNEDDGYILAFVHDEKAWKSELQIVNAMTLELEATVKLPSRVPYGFHGTFISEKDLENQA